The proteins below come from a single Acidovorax sp. NCPPB 4044 genomic window:
- the sdhA gene encoding succinate dehydrogenase flavoprotein subunit yields the protein MSYTKANITTRKFDVVIVGAGGSGMRAALELSRAGLNVASLSKVFPTRSHTVAAQGGVSASLGNMSEDNWHYHFYDTIKGSDWLGDQDAIEFMCREAPKVVYELEHFGMPFDRNPDGTIYQRPFGGHTANYGEKPVQRACAAADRTGHAMLHTLYQQNVKAKTNFFVEWMALDLIRDASGDVVGVTALELETGELYALQAKAVLLATGGAGRIFAASTNAFINTGDGLGMAARAGIPLQDMEFWQFHPTGVAGAGVLLTEGCRGEGAILLNSNGERFMERYAPTLKDLAPRDFVSRSMDQEIKEGRGCGPNKDYVLLKLDHLGAETIHKRLPSVYEIGVNFANVDITKEPIPVVPTIHYQMGGIPTNINGQVVIQNGDVHNQVVNGLYAVGECSCVSVHGANRLGTNSLLDLLVFGKSAGRHIVDMVKNSGEHKPLPADGTERTLARLNQLQDSSQGIYAQDIANDIRASMQQHAGVFRTQESMDEGVVKINAIRERVGAITLKDKSKVWNTARMEALEVDNLIEVAQATMTSAAARRECRGAHTVYDYEHPADHPEFPLGRNDKEWMKHTLWHSESNTLTYKPVNLKPLTVDSVPPKVRTF from the coding sequence ATGAGCTACACCAAAGCGAACATCACCACGCGCAAGTTCGACGTCGTCATCGTCGGCGCCGGCGGCTCCGGCATGCGCGCCGCGCTCGAACTCTCCCGCGCGGGCCTGAACGTGGCCTCGCTCTCCAAGGTCTTCCCCACGCGCTCGCACACCGTGGCGGCGCAGGGCGGCGTGTCGGCATCGCTCGGCAACATGAGCGAAGACAACTGGCACTACCACTTCTACGACACCATCAAGGGCTCCGACTGGCTGGGCGACCAGGACGCCATCGAGTTCATGTGCCGCGAAGCCCCCAAGGTGGTGTATGAGCTGGAACACTTCGGCATGCCGTTCGACCGCAACCCCGACGGCACCATCTACCAGCGTCCCTTCGGCGGACACACGGCCAACTACGGCGAGAAGCCCGTGCAGCGCGCCTGCGCCGCGGCCGACCGCACGGGCCACGCCATGCTGCACACGCTCTACCAGCAGAACGTGAAGGCCAAGACGAACTTCTTCGTCGAATGGATGGCCCTGGACCTGATCCGCGACGCCTCGGGCGACGTGGTCGGCGTGACGGCCCTCGAGTTGGAAACCGGCGAGCTGTACGCGCTGCAGGCCAAGGCCGTGCTGCTGGCCACCGGCGGCGCGGGCCGCATCTTCGCGGCTTCCACCAACGCCTTCATCAACACCGGTGACGGCCTGGGCATGGCCGCACGTGCCGGCATTCCGCTGCAGGACATGGAGTTCTGGCAGTTCCACCCCACCGGCGTGGCCGGCGCGGGCGTGCTGCTGACCGAAGGCTGCCGCGGCGAAGGCGCCATCCTGCTCAACAGCAACGGCGAACGCTTCATGGAGCGCTACGCGCCCACCCTGAAGGATCTGGCGCCGCGCGACTTCGTCTCGCGCTCGATGGACCAGGAAATCAAGGAAGGCCGTGGCTGCGGTCCCAACAAGGACTACGTGCTGCTCAAGCTCGACCACCTGGGCGCGGAAACCATCCACAAGCGCCTGCCGTCGGTGTATGAGATCGGCGTCAACTTCGCCAACGTGGACATCACCAAGGAACCGATCCCCGTGGTGCCCACCATCCACTACCAGATGGGCGGCATCCCGACCAACATCAACGGGCAGGTCGTGATCCAGAACGGCGACGTGCACAACCAGGTGGTGAACGGACTCTACGCCGTGGGCGAGTGCTCATGCGTGTCGGTGCACGGCGCGAACCGCCTGGGCACCAATTCGCTGCTCGACCTGCTGGTGTTCGGCAAGTCCGCCGGCCGCCACATCGTGGACATGGTCAAGAACAGCGGCGAGCACAAGCCCCTGCCCGCCGATGGAACCGAGCGCACGCTGGCCCGCCTCAACCAGTTGCAGGACTCCAGCCAGGGCATCTACGCGCAGGACATCGCCAACGACATCCGCGCATCGATGCAGCAGCATGCCGGCGTGTTCCGCACGCAGGAAAGCATGGACGAAGGCGTCGTGAAGATCAACGCGATCCGCGAGCGCGTGGGCGCCATCACGCTGAAGGACAAGTCCAAGGTGTGGAACACGGCACGCATGGAAGCGCTCGAAGTGGACAACCTCATCGAGGTCGCCCAGGCCACCATGACCTCGGCCGCGGCGCGCCGCGAATGCCGCGGCGCGCACACGGTGTACGACTACGAGCACCCTGCCGACCACCCCGAATTCCCGCTGGGCCGCAACGACAAGGAGTGGATGAAGCACACGCTGTGGCACAGCGAGAGCAACACCCTCACCTACAAGCCTGTGAATCTGAAGCCCCTGACCGTGGACAGCGTGCCGCCCAAGGTCCGCACGTTCTGA